TAGAATTagtatattatttaatttagttcgtcgttagttaaataaaatactagTTCTAACACTCGTAgcgttaatatttttaatattattattattatttagtattattatttaatataaaaccTGTGTGAAAAGCATTGACTCCACCTAGCGGACATTAAGGGAACCATTAAATAAGACGCATGTTTTGGgtcaacattttaattttcaatttccaaacCATGAAATACAAAAGCAGTGGAGAAAATGTGAATTTGGTTTAAAGAGTTCAAAACTGTTAATTTTGAAAAGCAGGCAGCCTTCGTCTTCACATCCTTACTCCTTCGAGGCTACCGTGTGCTTTGACTAGTTCTTTTGAGAGTTTTGAGTTGACAATGAGCTTGGCCAGGAATTAAAAACCGACGACGTCACGATATCAGTGGTCTCTTTGGAGCACCATGTGAATGTCCTGGCTATCCTCGTACTGGCTATCCTCGTCTTCGCTATCCTTGCCGTGGCTATCCTCGTACTGGCAACCCTGGTCACGGCTATCCTTGTACTGGCTATCCATGCCGTGGCTATCCTCGTACTGGCTACCCTGGTCACGGCAATCCTTGTACTGGCTATCCTTGCCGTGGCTATCCTCGTACTGGCTATCCTGGTCACGGCTATCCTTGTACTGGCTATCCATGCCGGGGCTATCCTCGTACTGGCTATCCTGGTCACGGCTATCCTCGTACTGGCTATCCATGCCGTGGCTATCCTCGTACTGGCTACCCTGGTCACGGCAATCCTTGTACTGGCTATCCTTGCCGTGGCTATCCTCGTACTGGCTATCCTGGTCACGGCAATCCTTGTACTGGCTATCCATGCCGGGGCTATCCTCGTACTGGCTACCCTGGTCACGGCTATCCTCGTCCTTTTTATCCGTGTGCTGGCTATCCTCGTCCTGGTTAGCTTTGCCCGTGCAAAGGCTACTGTTAATCGTCGCCTGGCAAGTCGCAACTTTACCTCGTATAGCTGTCGTCTTCACCTTCACCAAGCGAAAACGATCTTTGGTTGTCAATTTTGAGGATCCGATACCGATGTTCTGATGGTCACGAGCTACCAGTGCATCGTAGCCAGCGCATTTATCCTTAGTGTGATTGACATTGAAAAAGTGTCGGAACCACAcggcaaatttaaaattttctacCCTGTGGCCCTTGATCAAATCATTGACCTCAGCTGGTAGGCTTACATTTACCTTATTGAAGGCTTTTTGAAGTTCCTTGAAATTGTTAACGTACTCGTATTCTTGATTCGAAAAAAACTTAACTCGCTTCAAATTGATCAGTTTGGGATAAAGCATATGCATCAAATTACAATAGGCTGCACCGGTGCACAACTGTTCGATATTGATTAGGTTGCATTGGAGCGTCTCGTTGAACCAATCGAGAATATCGCCACGGGACCACTGAACCAACGAATTATGCGTGACGGTCACATTGTGGGCCCTCGAAGTAGCCATCGCAAGCGAATTCTCTATGTGTCTACAAGCTACTTAAAAATACATTAGCGATGTCTTACTTGGTCATTCAACAATCACTTACCCAAAGAAAGTTGTACAGGAGCACGTATGGTTTGCCTTGTTCGATTAGTTTTTTCGCAAGAAAGTTGCTTTTGgaaaattttggaaaaatgtaaaatatcaTGCAGCGCGCGTAAGCCAAAGTGAATACAAAGTTGACCTTTTCGTTTtaccaaaatattttgaaaatgtatatTGGAAATGTGTAGTTCTGTTGCTTTGTTTTTACGAAATTGTATGTACAAATTGTTTAACAATCGGGGTATATATTATTTGTGTGTTATGTTCACATATCAAATGCTCACATTGGACTAAGGTTTTGTCCAGTCTAAAGTTATGacacaaatgaaaattcatttCATGGCCTACatgatttgaaaatttttcgGCACTTTTTCATGGCCTGCCCATCAGATTTTACTGTCTAGCCATGTTTGTTCGTAACCGTCGTATTGTCCTTTTGTCCTTCCGTCTAAACGGTCAAGATATTACGAAATGgttacatttatatatacacatttatatACTAATTagcatttatatatatattcaagtGAAGCGTCTAGGTCTTTGActaaatttcacattcattgagATTCACCAAAGTCCTACACATTTTATACATCCGTTTAAGTTGCTCTACGTTTCTCTACATAATTTCTACATTCTTCTACGTTCTTTCAGTACTTTCGACGTCCTTCAACATCGTTCTATACGCGCCTTCTATGTTTTTCTATGTTCATTTACCATTTATTAACtacattaaaataaatcaagaaTATTAACTAAAACTAGTAGTAAACCCGTCGAATTATTGGCTATTATTGGCTACAATTTAAGAAAGAAACTAACATTCAAAACTAACTGGCAATCTAATAACAATTCGatatgcacatatgtacatatttgcCAAAAAGCTGAACAAGGATTAGGGAAATTGAATTGGTTTGTCTAACCAAACGGATTCGGATGACCCCATGTGGGCAATTTAAATACTGGACTTTTTGGagtatatatacaatacaatacatatgtacatgcaaTCCAAAACAGACATGTCACTGCCATCGTGTGGCACTGTTTTGTGCGAAATAATAATagtgcaaataaattgcacaaatATCCTATTGTTTTAGCTTGACAACCCATTTTCGTTTCTATCTCtatctatatttatatttctatttctatttctatttttgttcCCGGAAATGCGGCACTCGTCGTCCCAAATGCATTTCCCATACGGCTGCGTTCCATCGACAAAggcaattaaatttgtaaaattttcgCAACGAGTGGAAAGTGCAATGTGCAATGTGCAATGTGCGATGTGCGATGTGCAACCTGTGTGACCTCATTGATTAGCCAGATGCTGTTGTTTCTGCATTTGGtctttatatttaaaattgattgcattCAGCATAGAAATTGGCACTACAAGCACTACAAGGCTGGCACATTTGCAGATAGATGACTTAAGTTAATGGAATGCTAACaattaaaaaggaaaatgtgtttcacaaaaatgccataaatcaAGTGTATGCTATGCATTTTAATCACCAAGTTGCATAAATTAGTAAGTTAAGTGATTATGTTgttcaaacaataaaatgttagTTAAAAACATAAGATACATATTTAAAGAGGTGTTCAAAAGTATGCTTCACAAATTCCCAGCATATCTTTGGGCACTTCTTATTCGCAGTTTTTTGAATAACCTGTTGTTGATTTCTTCGTTTTCATTTCGTATTTGCACATATcatacaaattacaaattaaattggGTCAAAGTCATTTGAAATTCGTGAGCGGACAATccgaattaattaaagaatcTCTGCCTGTATTGTCGGCGACCTGAACAAAAGCATTGACTTTTGTTTGTCTTTCGTCTTGCACAATAAATAACGAAATTCCTTTTGAAATTTCCAGCTGGCAAAAGCGAAGAGAGCGGCGCCGCAACTTTGCCCTCTCGTCAATTCATTGCAATGCCCAACGTTACCGTTGGccattttctctttttttgggAAATTGTCGGAAAAGCGTGAGAAAATTATGGGAAATTTGTGGGAAAATCTCCGGCTGGCCGGCGGTCTATAAAAGCGCGATTCCAACGCCGAGCGCGTTACAAAGGCAGGCGGACTGCCGACGCGAGTGGCAGGATAGAgcggctaaaaaaaaaaaaaaacaaaaaggacaaGCGGCTACCAAAAAGGACGAAACAACGTAAAGTGTTTACTTCGAAGttaaattttacatttactCCGGAAACGAACGACCGCGATCCTGTacgaattttttttcttttctgtcctgttttgggttttttttttttttttttgtggtgcCGCATCCTTGTTTTGGCAGCTTTACACAGAAATAAGAGTGACAAAGTGCGCTGCACATAAGCCGAAGGACGCGCGCCTTCAACATCCTCGCACCAGCCTCAGTGGAACTCAAGCCGAGTCGCCGGAAaacccatccatccatccaataCCATCCCTACCATGCCCACACGTTTCATTTCGCGCGTCCATAGTTTTTCCAGCCGTCCGTGGCTTTCCACCCACAAAAGGAACACTGTTCAAAAAGTTGTGGTCTTTGTATGCTAACATATACAAGTGCTTAACGGAATACCCCATAGAGTGGGCAAGTGTGATAATCTAGTAATTGTGAATGAATAGAACATTGGATGAGCCATTTATATAAGGAAGGCTACGTAGAATATGCAGAAAGATCCTTTCGATTTGAATTTTCACTTGAATATTGCACATTATAATAATGATAACAACTACGTGATAATCTTCCATAGAAGACTCCACCGGACTCTTTTAAGCTGTAAAAAGGAAGTAGACTAGTAGACTATCTGGTTGTTAgcaattgattttaaattggaTATGAAATGGCAAACGACTGCGTTATTAATTCTAATCACCGGATAACATTTGAGTCGAACTTCATTCTTTCCGAAAGTATCAAAATTGTTTTCTCTGCAAAAGGAATCGTGCTTGGCCATTTAATTGTGGTCTCTGGTGACCAGCAGGGGTTCGGAATGGGATGTGGGGATGTGGGATGGGTGGATGCGGAATGGTAGGATACTGGCATGCAGAATGGGAATTGTGGAGGTAGAATGGTGCTTTCttcgattcaattcgatttgtCGTAATGAAGCTAGTCCACGGAGTCCCATGCAATagttaacatatttttattgcctGTTGTCGCCAAAGCGTCCCCCATCCGGATTCGCCAGATCCGCCAGATCCGCCTCCATTTGCCCATCCCCAAGCAACCGTTCatgccgatgccgatgccCATGCCCCCCCGCCACTACCATctacatacgtatatataaCCATCTATATTCCAGCTCCCTTGGCAGTTTCGGTTTCAAGTGCCATTGGAGCTGAAGCTCCTCCGGATTGCTCACTTGATGGCTTGGCCGATTCAATGTTTGCGCTTTTGCGTGGCCAACAAGTGCGGATGGGAATGGTAGTGGATGTGGGTATTGAGATTGGGATTGTGAGTGAAACTTGGGTATTGGCGGGAGGTCAAGAGCTGGTCATTTGGGAATCGGGTTTAGGGTTCTCTCGAGTGGGCACAACCACCCGCTGCCGTTCCACAAAG
The DNA window shown above is from Drosophila melanogaster chromosome X and carries:
- the CG15306 gene encoding uncharacterized protein, isoform B, whose protein sequence is MATSRAHNVTVTHNSLVQWSRGDILDWFNETLQCNLINIEQLCTGAAYCNLMHMLYPKLINLKRVKFFSNQEYEYVNNFKELQKAFNKVNVSLPAEVNDLIKGHRVENFKFAVWFRHFFNVNHTKDKCAGYDALVARDHQNIGIGSSKLTTKDRFRLVKVKTTAIRGKVATCQATINSSLCTGKANQDEDSQHTDKKDEDSRDQGSQYEDSPGMDSQYKDCRDQDSQYEDSHGKDSQYKDCRDQGSQYEDSHGMDSQYEDSRDQDSQYEDSPGMDSQYKDSRDQDSQYEDSHGKDSQYKDCRDQGSQYEDSHGMDSQYKDSRDQGCQYEDSHGKDSEDEDSQYEDSQDIHMVLQRDH